Part of the Labilibaculum antarcticum genome, CCAACTTTGTTCATACATAATAAGTGGTGGTGTTGATGAAATAATGCGGTGTAAAGTTTTTTTATTAAATAATTATTGTTTAGCTTCATTGCGTTTTTGTTAAATAGTTGTTCCCGGCCGGGGCAGTGCAATCAAAACAAAATTTGTGTGGGAGAATTGGTGAGGAAAGATAATATTCACTTTTTTAAAACTATTATTAATGTCAGAATTACAAAACTATCAGGATTCATTAGAAGAAATTCAAGCTGTTACCCGCGAGGCAGTAAAACATTGTAATCTTCCTTTCGAAATCTTTATTCACGAAGCCAAAAAGGTATGCAACATAGCCGAAGAGGACATTGCTGTTTTGGCGCCTTTGGGATTGCAACAAGAAAAAATTGAGCGTTGCAATGTATTAACAGGCGCTTTGCTTACGGCTGAACTGAATTGGGAGAATCAGAATACCGAGCGCAAGGAGGCTATGGCAAAATGGAAAGCCGATGCTCCTAAAATGAACGAACAAATTAGTGATATGTACGCCACCATGAGGTTTGCCTACCGGAACAACCAGCGTTTGCTGGCAATTTTGGATACAATTAGCGAGGGAGACTCGAATGCCGATGCAGTGATGGATTTGGCGCGTTTGGGTTCGCTGGCAAAAGAGAATCCGGAGCCTTTGCAAGCGATTAGTTACGATATGGAGCAGTGCAATACTGCTCTTACTGAAGCGGAACGCATGAGTGCCTTATTGGCCGAGGTAAATGGCAATATGTATGTCGACGATGAGAAAAAGGTAATCCGCGACAAAGCCTACACTCTTGTAAAAGTTTTGGTTGACGAAATAAGAGAATATGGAAAATTTGCTTTTCGCAAAGACGAGGATCATGTGCGTTTGTATGCCAGTAAATACCAGCGCGACCGGAAAGCGGAATATCGCAGAACAAAAATTGAGAACGAGGTGGATGCTGAACAGGCTTAATTGAAAGGCATGTAGCTGTTTACGAAATAGTGGTTTGGTCCACACCATGGGGAATCTGTTCGGGTTCCCTTTTTTAATGCCTTCCTCCCAAACTTCACTGTCTCCTGACTCAAAATGAATACTGGATTTCTGTCCGGGATGATCTGGAACGTGTCCCTGAAACAGTACCTCCTGTCCGGGAAAGACTCCCAGCTTGTCCGTGAAACCGTAATTCATGTCCGTGAAGCCCTGACTCCTGTCCGGGAAGCTCTCATTCTTGTCCGGGAAATACTCACTCCTGTCCGGGGGGTTGTCATTCAGGATGTTACAAAAAACGAATTAGTTAGATGAGTGTCTTCTCCTGAAATCCATAAAGGACAATATTTTAATATGGAGTTCTACTTCAGTAAACCTAACAGCGTGTTTAGGCCTGAAAGCGTCTGTGTCAATTCTAAACAAATAACCATCAAGTCTTATGGTCTCGAAATTACAGTGCTTACTGATTGGAAATAAACTGTTTATTTGGTGTTTCTGCATAAATGCTCTAAATTTAGTATCGAGCCTATAAAAGTCAATATGAAAGGGAGAAAAACAGTCTTTGAGAATGAAAAGTTAACTTTTCAAGAAATTGAAAAATCTACTTCTGCTGCACTTGTTTGCGATGGTACCCAAATACACAATGCAAATAAGGCTGCAGTCAAACTTCTTGAATCCGAATCTGTTGATCAATTGGTGAACGCCAATTTTCTCGATCTGTCTTCCCCCATACAAGCAAACGGAAAAATATCGGAGGAATTATTTACATGCAGGCAAAAGGATGCCTGCGAAAAAGGAATTGTCAATTTTGAATGGATCGTAAAAACGGCAAAAGGAAGACTTCGACCCATTGGGATAACGCTTATTCCGCTCGAATTTTCCGGTGATAAAATGTTCTGTATTTATATGAATGATTCAGCCTTAGTAAATGATATAGAAGCAAAAGAGGCTCAGGAATACCCTTTTGATCGATTTATTTTTAATATTCAGGATATTGCCGTTGTTGGCTATGATAAAAACAGAAAAATAACCTACTGGAACAAAACGAGCGAGAAAAATTATGGTTACACAAAGGAGGAAGCCGTAGGTAAATATCTGGAAGATTTAATTATCCCCGATCAAACGAAGGCAGATTTTATAAGTGCTGTTGTTAATTTCTATGAGAGCAACATATCCATTCCCAGTGCCGAAATTATCTTAAAGAGTAAGGCTGGTTTACCTGTTTATGCCTTCGCGAGTTATGCAATGTTGAAAAATAGGGAGGGTGAAAATGAAGTGTACTGCATCAATTTTGATATCTCAGGAAGGAAACGGGCAGAAAAGCTGCAGAATGTATTGCAAACCATTACCCATGCTGTTAATAGTAGCAAGAACCTCGAAAAACTAATTCAGTTGGTAAAGAGAGAGATCGGTTCTGTTATTGATGCAACTCATTTTTACATTTCTCTTTACAATTCGGAAAGTGAGACCATTGAGGTGCCCTATGTGAGAACAAGTAAAGTCAAATTCGAGTTTGTACCCTTTGGAATTACTTTAAGTTCATATGTGCTTAAGACTCAGCGGCCTTTGTTGGCGAAAAGCAGGAGGTTACTTCAGCTTTTAAAGTCAGGAGAAATTAAAATGTTGGAGCCGGGGCTTAAAGTATGGCTTGGTATTCCTTTAAAGGTGAAACAAAAATTAATTGGAGTATTGGCAATACAAAGTTTTACTGATGAAAATGCATATAGTAAAGATGATCTTAAGTTTTTGAAAGTAATTTCTCATGAGGTGAGTGTTGCTATTGAAAGAATAAAAATGGATAATGAGATTAAGGCAGCTTTAGAAAAAGCAAAGGAAAGTGATCGGTTGAAATCAGCTTTTTTAGCCAATATGAGCCACGAAATCCGCACTCCGATGAATGGTATTCTGGGCTTTTTAGAATTGTTGAAAAAACCCAATATAACCAAGGAGAATATTCAACGCTATACTCAAATTATGGATCAGAGTGGGCAAAGGCTTCTTGAAACCATAAACGACATCCTTGATATTTCAAGAATTGAAGCGGGTCAGGTAAAGTCAGATCTTAAGGAAATGAATGTTAACAAAATACTGGATGAGTTATTTGCGTTTTTCGAGGAGCAAACTTCAAGTAAAAATGTGAATTTGAAATTGCATAAAGGAATTCCCGGTAGCGATTTTATCATCATTTCCGATCAGGTGAAAATTGAATCGATACTAACAAATTTGATTAAAAATGCCATTAAATTTACCGATTCGGGTAAGATAGAGATGGGCTACAGAATAGAGAATTGTGAACTTGTCTTTTTTGTTATCGACACAGGTGTTGGAATTGAGGAAGAGAGCTTGAGTCTTATTTTCAATCGTTTTGAGCAAATCGCCGGCAACATCAAAAAAGTACAGCAAGGTTCAGGATTGGGATTAGCCATTTCTAAATCGTATGTAGATATGCTAAAGGGGAAGATGTGGGTTAACTCAAAAGTAAAGCATGGTTCGGAATTCTACTTTACGATACCCTTGCAGCTTCCGAAAAATAGGATGACCAATGGTGCTGACTATTCTGAGAAAGGCTACGTGCAGCCAAATGTACTAGTGGTTGAAAATGATCCGGAAATCACCTTATCGCTACAAGAAATTTTGGATGGTTTTGCCAAAACTGTAATTCACGTTAAAACCGGACTCGAAGCTGTTGCTAAATGCCAATATTGCCAGGCGATTGATGTGGTGCTGATAAGTGCCGATCTTCCATGTGTTGACGGTTATCAAACCGCCGGATTAATTCGTGAATTCAATACTTCTATAATCGTGTTGGCGATGATTGATGATGCAAAAGAGGGTGAACAAGACAAGGCGTTAAATTCTGGCTGTGATGGTTTTATTACCAAACCAATAAAGTCGGTTGAGGTTTTAGAATCCATCGGCGTCTTTTTTAAGAATAAAACTACGGAATAGGCGGAAATCCCCAATTGTATCAGAGCAAAAAATAGTCAGTCCCGATGTGTTGAGATGACGGTGCTTTGAATTAAGAGTATTGATTGTTTCTATAAAGATTTGAATCCTACAGATTCTGTTTTCGGTAAGCGCTAGTTAAAAGCTGGCGCCAGCAAGGGGGAACCACTGACGGGTTATTTGGTTCTGTCTTTACTTTATCATCCCTGCTTTCTCGATAAATGCCTTTGCTTTTTCTGTTTCTGGTTTGGTTATCAGGCTAACGAATACAAATATTAGGAGTGAAGCGACCATACCAATTCCTGCCTGCTGAACCGAGGCAATTTCCCATGCTGTTGGTAATTTTACGCCCAAGGCGATAAGCAGATTGTAGGTAGAAAACAGCAAACCAAATAGGATAGAGGCAGTAGCCGCTTTTGAATTTCCTCTTTTCCAAATAAAGGCAAGAATCAGTGGCACAAATGCTCCTGTTGCCAGGAAATCGGAACCAATCCAGGTGATTTTTAGAATCGAACGAATTTCAAGAGCAAGCAGCAATCCCAGAAAGGCAATGATTACGGTTGAGATTTTACCAGCCCAAACCATTTGCTCTGGCTTTGCCAATGGGCGAAATCGATTTTTGAAAATATCCACACTTAAAACCAAGGCGCCGGTATTAATCATCGAATCCATGGTCGACATAATGGCCGAGCACAAACCCAGAAACATAAAAGCCGCAAGACCAACCGGCATGTATTGAATGATGATGGCTGGTACAATTCCTCCTTCGGGCACCGAATCGAATAAACCAAGGCTAAGTACGCCGGTTAGTGTTACGATGAGGTATAAAGGAATAAAAACCACAAAAGCCAATGCCATCATCTTTTTGGCATCGGCAGGAGTCTTGGTTGCCGAAATGCGTTGCCAAATGTTGGCTTGTATCATCCACGAACAGCCAAAGGTAATAATGAATACAAAGTTGTTAGAGAGGTTGTGAAAGAAGGAAAAGAACTCCGGCTTGTCAGAGGCTATAGCAATCTCATAAACCCGCTCAAAGCCTCCTGAGTGATTGTAGGTGAAGATGAAAAGCACAATGGCCGCAATCAGTAGAAACACAAACTGAATGATGTCAGTAACTACTACACCCTTAAATCCGCCAAAGAAAGAGTAGAGAAGAACAATGCTTGTACCTGCCAAGGCTGCAATTTTGTAATCGATATCGAAAAAGGCCTGAAAGAATTTCCCGATCACCACCGCTTGTGTGGCTACTCCTAAAATCATGAAAACAAGTATGAGTATGGAGAGAAGAAGGGCAACGGATTTGTTATAGCGCAACTCCATTAATTGAGGTTGGGTAATGGTTCCTATTTTTCGAATCGCTTTCGAGAACAAGTACATTAAAAAAGTGGAGAAAAGAACCGGCATTCCATAAATCCAAAACGAGCTGACTCCTTGATTAAATCCATGATCCACCAAATCGATGGCAGATCCGCCTCCCCACCACGATGCTATGAATGTAACAGCTAAGGCCCAAAAGGGAAGTTGACGGCCGGCTAAAAAGTAATCTTCAGTATTTTTACTTGCTTTCGACCGGAGAACAATGAACATGATTCCTGAAAAATAGAGCAGTAAAAGGAGTATGGAAATTACTTGAAGATGGTTCATTTGGAGTTTGTTTAAGAAAAATAGGATAATGATTTATTTAAAGAAAAAATTCTCTAATATGTCTAATGATATTAGCGCTAAACGTTTATACCGGAACAGTATTGTCAATTTTGCTTTTGTTTAACAATTTCGCATATTTAAAACGATGTAAATATACTTTTTTTTCATTTGTATCGATTTCGGTAAAGTGTAGTGAAAAATAATATGTTAACTGCATTATGAGGTGTGAATAAATTCGCAAAAAAATAATATAAAAATGCTATGGATAGCGCGTGTTTTCTAAATAAAAGTGATAACTTTAATCAAAGCAAAATTTTTTGTTATGATAACACAAGTAAGCTAATTGCCTGAAACCCAACCCTAAAATCGTTTGTTAATGGACTACCTTAAATTTGACAAAGCTCAATTGGTAAATACAGAGTATTCTCTGAAAAAAGAATACATTCGAACCAATCGTGCAGGCTCTTTTGCCTCTTCGACTATTATTAATTGCAATACCCGCAAATATCATGGACTCTTAATATGTCCAATAGATAATTTTGGTGGTGAAAATCATGTTCTTTTATCATCCTTAGATGAGACAATAGTTCAGCATGATTCCCCTTTTCATTTGGGGATTCATAAATTTCCCGGAGAATATAGCCCGAAAGGCAATAAATATGTTCGTGAGTATTTAATGGATCCAACTCCTACAATAATTTACCGTGTAGGTGGTGTGGTGTTACGAAAAGAGTTGCTTTTGGTTGAAAAAGAGCAACGGGTTTTGGTTCGTTACACTTTACTGGAAGCAAATTCGTCAACAACTTTGCGTTTGCAGCCTTTTTTGGCATTTAGGAATATTCATTCCTTAACAAAGGCAAATCTGGATGCTAATACCCGATCCGAAGATATCAGTAATGGTATTAAAATACGTTTGTATCAGGACTTTCCATATTTATACATGCAGTCTTCGGTTGAGTCGGAGTTTGTACATGTACCGGATTGGTACTATGATATAGAGTACAAAGAGGAAAAGAAAAGAGGATATGATTACCATGAGGATCTTTTTGTTCCCGGCTATTTCGAGATGAATATTAAAAAGGGAGAATCCATTGTGTTTTCGGCCGGAACGAAAGAAATTTCGCCCAAGACACTAGCTAAACAATTCGATTCGGAGTTAAAGAAAAGAGTACGTCAAGACAGTTTTGAGAACTGTTTGGAAAATTCAGCGGTTCAATTCTTTTCAAAGAACAGTCACGGAACACGTATCATAAACGGTTTCCCTTGGTTTAGTACCAGCGAACGAAATACTTATTTATCCTTGCCAGGACTAACTTTGGCAAGAGGTGATCAGAAAACTTTTCTGGATGCGTTTGATACTGTATTTAAGAGGGTTTGCAATCGCTTTTCGAAAGATCCTGCTGTTAATGAAGGAAGATTTTCTGTTGACGTTCCATTGTGGTCATTTTGGACCCTGCAAAAATACATTGAAGCGGGAGCAGACCGAAAGGAGATTTGGAAAAAATACAGTAAAAAGATCAAGGAAATATTTCAATCCTATAAACATGGGTCTAATTTGGCTATTAAGATGCATGACAATGGATTGCTCTGGATTATGGAGCAAGGAGTAACCTGGATGAATGTTAAGCATCGTGGGGTTAGTTTGAACCGGCGAATGGGTTATGTTGTTGAGATTAATGCGCTTTGGTACAATGCAATTTGTTTTGCATTAGAAATGGCTGGGGAAGCTAAAGACACTAAGTTTGTTGCAGAATGGGCAGGTGTTAAAGAAAATTTGAAAGAATCATTTATTGATGCATTTTGGGATGAAAGTAAATCATATCTGGCGGATTATGTAGATGATACTCATAAGAGTTGGGCTGTTCGCCCCAACCAATTATTTGCAGTATCGCTTCCTTACTCCTGTCTCTCTGATAATCAGAAGAAAGCTGTGCTGGATGTGCTTGAGAACGAACTATTAACACCAAGAGGCTTACGAACACTCTCACCCAAAAATCATGAATATGAGGGAGTGATTGAAGGAAACGAAGAAAGCCGAAGTAAGGCATTTCATTATGGATCGGTTTACCCTTGGTTGATAGGGCATTTTGCTGAAGCTTATTTAAAGCTCCATAAATTGAGTGGTGAAACTAAGATTAAAAGATGGTTAGCCGTATTCGAAGATAGTTTGCTCGAGCATGGCTTGGGCACTGTATCTGAAATTTACAGCGGAAATCCGCCTCACAAGCCGAATGAGGCTACTTCTTACGGGTTAAGTGTGGCAGAAATTATTAGAGTTACTAAAATGTTTAATAAATCATCTTTAAAATAATCTGTATATGAAAGTTCTAATGTTTGGGTGGGAGTTTCCACCTCATATTTCCGGAGGGTTAGGTACTGCTTGTTACGGACTAACAAAAGGTTTGGCTAAAATTGAAGATCTGGATATTGTTTTTGTTGTTCCTAAGGCTCATGGAGATGAAGATCAGAGTACAATGAGCTTAGTTGGTGCGAATTCTGTTTCTATTCAGCAGGTTCAAACTCATATTGAAAATTTTAAGTCTCAGCATACCTATTTGGAAGTAGAATCGCAATTGATTCCCTATAATGATCCTGATGAATATTATACATTTAGGAGCCAGGATTTATTTGGAAAAAACAAGTTTTTTAAAGTTGATAACGAAGGGAAACTTGAATTTAGTGGAAAGTACGGTACTGATTTAATGGAGGAGATCTATAAATATGCTTTTGTAGCTTCCTCTATTGCTGCTGAACATGATCATGATGTAATACACGCACATGACTGGCTTTGTTATCCTGCAGGAATAGCTGCAAAAGAAATGTCTGGGAAACCATTGGTGATACACGTTCATGCTACTGATTTTGATAGAAGCGGAGGAAATGTAAATCCGAAGGTTTATGAGATTGAAAAAATGGGAATGGATGCTGCCGATAAAATTATTGCAGTGAGTAATTTAACCCGTAATATCGTTATCGAAAAATACGGACAGAATCCCGATAAGGTGGTTACTGTTTACAATGCGGTTGAACCTGTTTCTATGGAAGAAAAGGCGAAAATTAAAAAAGGAGTTAAAGAAAAAGTTGTAACTTTTTTAGGCCGGATAACAATGCAAAAAGGTCCGGAATATTTCGTCGAAGCTGCTCATCAGGTTTTGAAAAGAACAAATAATGTGCGATTTGTAATGGCCGGTAGTGGAGATTTGCTGGAACAAATGGTGGATAGAGCGGCTCAATTGGGTATCAGTGATAAGTTTCATTTTACAGGTTTTTTAAAGGGAGATGATGTTTTTAATATGTTCCTTTTAAGCGATGTATATGTGATGCCATCGGTATCGGAACCATTTGGAATCTCGCCTTTGGAGGCAATGCAATCAAATGTTCCTGTTATTATATCAAAGCAGTCAGGAGTATCGGAAATTCTGACTCACGCTGTAAAAGTTGATTATTGGGATATTGATGCAATGGCTGATGCCATTTACGGAATTATTAAGTATGATTCTCTTTCGGAAGTTTTTAAGGAAGAGGGGAAAGAGGAAGTGGATAATTTGAAATGGGCCAAAGCGGCAATTAATGTTCATGATGTCTACAACTCAGCAATTCAATTATTCGAACAACAAATTAAAAATTAACATTATGAAGGCACTTTGTTTATATTTTCAGATTCACAAACCATTACGTTTAAGAAGATACAGATTTTTCGATATCGGTAACGATCACTACTATTACGATGATTATACCAATGAGTCGATCATGAGACAAATTGTGGATGAATCTTATTTGCCGGCAAATAAGATTATTCTGGAATTGTTGAAGAAGAATAAAGGGAAATTTAAAATATCATTCTCCATTACGGGAATTGCTTTGGATCAATTTGAACAATATGCTCCTGAGGTGATTGATAGTTTTAAAGAACTGGCAAAAACCGGTGATGTGGAGTTCTTAGCGGAAACTTATTCTCATTCTCTTGCCTCATTAATCAATCAAGATGAATTTGTTCAGCAAGTTACCAGCCACAGCGATAAAATAGAAGATCTTTTTGGAAGACGACCTACTGTATTTAGAAATACAGAAATGATTTATTCTGATGAAATTGGTGCAATGGTTGCCAAAATGGGCTATAAGGCAATTTTAACAGAAGGGGCAAAGCATATTTTAGGATGGAAGAGTCCAAATTATTTGTATTGTAATGCCATTAATCCGAAGCTGAAAATTTTAATGCGCAACTATAAATTGAGTGATGATATTTCATTTCGGTTTTCATCTAAAGGATGGAAAGAATGGCCACTTACAACTACAAAATTGGTTGGCTGGTTAAACGAAATGGATGATAAAGAGGATTTGGTGAATATATTCATGGATTACGATACATTCGGAGAACATCAGAAGAAAGAATCTGGGATTTTTGAGTTTCTGGCTCACCTTCCACAGGATGTTATTCTCAAATCGAAATATAAATTTTCTACTCCTTCGGAAGTTGCCGCAGAATTTCACCCAATTGCACAAGCACATGTGCCTAATGTTATTTCCTGGGCCGATGAAGAGCGCGATTTGTCAGCGTGGTTGGGAAATAAACTTCAAGATGAAGCTTTTCAAAAACTATACGCTTTGCGTGATGATGTTTTGGCTGTAAATGATGATCGAATTAATAAGGATTGGAAATATTTACAAGCCAGCGACCATTTTTATTACATGTGTACCAAGTTTACTTCAGATGGTGATGCACATTCTTCTTTTAATCCTTACAGTTCGCCTTACGATGCTTTTATTAATTACATGAACGTAGTAAGCGATTTTCAGATACGTTTAAAAGAACTCAAAGAAGGAGTGGCAGTTGATCCCAAAGAGTTGCAAAATCAGCTCATACAAAAGGATGAAATAATCGCTAAATATGAACAGCAATTGAGCGAATTGAATATTTAATTCATAAAAAAGAATGGTGTTGGGATGCTTTTTGGAGCTAATGAAATACTAAATTTGTTTTGTTATGCAATTAGTAAAGAGAATGTATTTTGTTGAATTTTAGAATAGTTAATGCTTTGGCCATTTTACAAAAAAAATGACCAATGTCTAATCAATAATAATATATTAGGTATGAATAATAGGGATATAACTCCAGATTTTGTATTTGAAGTTAGTTGGGAGGTTTGTAATAAGGTAGGAGGAATTCATACCGTTATTTCTACAAAGGCCTTGTCGTTGAAACCATTATTTAACGATCAAATCATTTATATAGGACCAGATTTCAAGATTGCTGAACACCGGGAAAAGGAATTTCAGGAAGATGAAAATTTGTTTCCGGAATGGAAAGAGAAGTTAATAGCAGAAGGTTTATTGGTTCGAATAGGACGATGGAAAATAGCTGGGAATCCCTTGGTGATTCTAATCGATTTTTCATGTTTAGAATCGCAAAAGGATCTTATTTATAGCAAACTTTGGGAAATTTATCGAGTAGAATCTTTGTACGGACATGATGATTATAGGGATGCTGCATTATTTGGATATGCAAGTGGTAGAGTCATTGAAAGTTTTGTAGAATACAAGGATTTACCTAAGAATAAAATTGTTGCTCAATTTCATGAATGGATGTCGGGTGCAGGTCTTTTGTATTTAAAATACAAGGCTCCTGATATTGCTACAATTTTCACAACTCATGCGAGTATGCTTGGACGTGTATTAGCCAGTAACTATGAGAATTTGTACGATAATCTGCTTAATTTTAATCCAATTGAAAAACCAAGACAGTATAATGTTACGGCCAAATGTTCAATGGAAAAATGTGTGGCTCTGGCGGCTGATTGTACTTCAACAGTTAGTGATATTACCGCACGCGAATGTAAGCAGTTTCATGGACGGGCAATAGATGTCGTGATGCCAAATGGTTTCGAAGATGAATTTGTTCCCGAATTGGCAGAACTTGAAATTACAAGGCAGGAATCCAAAAAAAGTTTTAAGAAAGTTGCTGAGTCACTTCTGGGTTATGAAATTCAGGCAGATACCTTATTTCTTGGAACAGGAGGACGGTACGAGTACAAAAACAAGGGGATTGATGTATTTCTGGAAGCTTTGGCGAAGCTGAATGAAAATAAATATTTGGATCGCGACATTGTCGTTTTCTTTTTAATTCCTGGAGATCAGCGAGGTGCCAGAAAGGATTTGCAAGAGAATCTGGCTAAATATCCCGATAGAAATCCTTTAGTTTCACCTTTTTCAACCCATTATTTGGGGAATGTAGACCATGATGAGATCTTGAATAAGATTAAGTCTTTAGGTTTTACAAATAGTCTGACCGAGCGAATTAAGGTTATTTTTGTGCCTACCTATCTGGATGGTATGGATGGTATATTTAATAAGTCCTATTATGAACTTTTAATGGGATTGGATTTATCGGTTTTTCCATCGTACTATGAACCTTGGGGATATACTCCAATGGAAAGTGTTGCCTTTAGTGTTCCTACAATCACAACTTCTTTAGCCGGATTTGGTCAATGGGTTCGAATGATTGGAGAAGCGGGTAAAGGTGGTGTTGCAGTAGTTGAACGAAATGATTCAAATAGAAAAGAAGTCGTTGAAAATATATCCTCTCAAATATTTAATTTCTCAACAAAATCAGTAGATGATATTCTAAGGTGTAGGGAAAATGCGAGTAGCATTGCCAAAAGAACATTGTGGAAAAATTTTATAGAGAATTATTACCGTGCATACGAAATAGCAATCAAAAATAATATGGAAAAGGAAAATGACGCATCTGTACATGTTGAGGTGGAAAATCATTTGAATGTACAGAGAAGCAATAATATTAATTGGAGGAAATTAATTATTGAAACTAATCTTCCAAAGGAATTACTTGGCCTTGAGAAATTATCAAAAAATTTATGGTGGTGTTGGAACTATAAAGCAATCGATCTTTATCAATCTATAGATCCAAAGTTATGGCATACCTGCAATAAGAATCCAATTTTATTGCTTAAGCAAGTGTCGAGTTCTCGATTGAAGGAATTGGCGGAAGATGCAACTTTCATGAAGAATTATTCTGACGTTTTTAAGCAGTTTAATGATTATATGGCAGTGAAACCAACTGAAGGGCAAGCTAAAATTGCCTATTTCAGTATGGAGTATGGTTTAAATAATAACTTAAAGATTTATTCCGGAGGATTAGGAATTTTAGCAGGTGATTATTTAAAGGAGGCCAGTGATTCTAATGTTGATATGGTTGCGATTGGCTTTATGTATCGTTTTGGATACTTTAATCAGCATCTCTCCATAAATGGGGAACAGTTGGTTGAGTTGAGTGAGCAAAAATTCTCTCAATTGCCAATCAGTAGGGTAAGAGATCGTTCAGGTATGGAGAAAAATATTTCTTTTTCTTTAGAAGGAAGAACTGTTGTTGCTAAAATTTGGCAAGTTAAAGTGGGTCGAATTTCCTTATATCTGTTGGATACCGAAACATCTATGAATGAAGAGCAGGATCGATCATTAACTCACCAGTTGTATGGTGGCGATTGGGATCACCGTATAAAGCAAGAAATACTTCTGGGATTAGGAGGGATTAAAACACTTGAGGCACTTAATATTCAACCAGACTTGTATCATTGCAACGAAGGACATGCTGCTTTAATAAATGTGGAGCGTTTGATTAATCTAATTTCAGAAGGTTATAAGTACGAAGTAGCTTTGGAAATTGTAAGAGCTTCATCACTGTTTACGACACATACGCCTGTTCCTGCTGGGCATGATACTTTTTCTCCTGATATGATTAGACATTATCTGTCATATGTTCCAGGAAAATTGAGCTTAGGTTGGGATCAATTTCTTGCTCTGGGTAGAGTGAATCCTTTGGATTATAACGAGAAATTTTCAATGAGTAATTTGGCCGCCAACACGTCGGTTGCCATGAATGGAGTAAGTATGCTGCATGGAAAAATTTCTCAGGAAATGTTCAATAATCTTTACTCGGGATATTTCCCTGAGGAATTACATATTGGTTATGTGACTAATGGTGTTCATTACCCTAGCTGGACTGCAAAAGAATGGATGACTTTGCACGAAGAAGAATTTGATAAAGAATTTAAAAATGATTTATCGAACAAAGAATATTGGAAAAAAATATACGATGTTCCAGATGAGAAAATCTGGGCGATTAAAAATGTATTGCGTAAAAAACTAATTGATTTTGCGAAGGATCGTTTCCAAAAAAACTGGGTTAAACGATACGAAGATCCTCGTTCGTTAGTAGAAACGATGGATTCAATAGATGAGAATGCTT contains:
- the glgP gene encoding alpha-glucan family phosphorylase, which translates into the protein MNNRDITPDFVFEVSWEVCNKVGGIHTVISTKALSLKPLFNDQIIYIGPDFKIAEHREKEFQEDENLFPEWKEKLIAEGLLVRIGRWKIAGNPLVILIDFSCLESQKDLIYSKLWEIYRVESLYGHDDYRDAALFGYASGRVIESFVEYKDLPKNKIVAQFHEWMSGAGLLYLKYKAPDIATIFTTHASMLGRVLASNYENLYDNLLNFNPIEKPRQYNVTAKCSMEKCVALAADCTSTVSDITARECKQFHGRAIDVVMPNGFEDEFVPELAELEITRQESKKSFKKVAESLLGYEIQADTLFLGTGGRYEYKNKGIDVFLEALAKLNENKYLDRDIVVFFLIPGDQRGARKDLQENLAKYPDRNPLVSPFSTHYLGNVDHDEILNKIKSLGFTNSLTERIKVIFVPTYLDGMDGIFNKSYYELLMGLDLSVFPSYYEPWGYTPMESVAFSVPTITTSLAGFGQWVRMIGEAGKGGVAVVERNDSNRKEVVENISSQIFNFSTKSVDDILRCRENASSIAKRTLWKNFIENYYRAYEIAIKNNMEKENDASVHVEVENHLNVQRSNNINWRKLIIETNLPKELLGLEKLSKNLWWCWNYKAIDLYQSIDPKLWHTCNKNPILLLKQVSSSRLKELAEDATFMKNYSDVFKQFNDYMAVKPTEGQAKIAYFSMEYGLNNNLKIYSGGLGILAGDYLKEASDSNVDMVAIGFMYRFGYFNQHLSINGEQLVELSEQKFSQLPISRVRDRSGMEKNISFSLEGRTVVAKIWQVKVGRISLYLLDTETSMNEEQDRSLTHQLYGGDWDHRIKQEILLGLGGIKTLEALNIQPDLYHCNEGHAALINVERLINLISEGYKYEVALEIVRASSLFTTHTPVPAGHDTFSPDMIRHYLSYVPGKLSLGWDQFLALGRVNPLDYNEKFSMSNLAANTSVAMNGVSMLHGKISQEMFNNLYSGYFPEELHIGYVTNGVHYPSWTAKEWMTLHEEEFDKEFKNDLSNKEYWKKIYDVPDEKIWAIKNVLRKKLIDFAKDRFQKNWVKRYEDPRSLVETMDSIDENALTIGFARRFATYKRAHLLFSDIDRLSELLNNPERPVQFIFAGKAHPADKAGQDLIKQIVAISRRPQFEGKILFLENYDMELGQRLVKGVDIWMNTPTRPLEASGTSGEKAVMNGVLNFSVLDGWWLEGYREGAGWALSEQRTYENQDFQDELDAQTIYSMFENDIIPLYYKRDENNIPVDWIQYIKKCIAEIAPEYTTKRMIDDYKDRFYTKMYQRVTKTKENDYKILKDIVKWKQKILVSWEKIEVVSVDAPSTPKHKYLSGENYHVEVALDLKDLVEEKICVELVIRASMDTQNPGPIRTEQLVMDHKVDSLAFYRLDLVLNDPGIFDFGLRMYPFNDNLPHRQDFNYVKWI